The following coding sequences lie in one Mucilaginibacter sp. KACC 22773 genomic window:
- a CDS encoding CBS domain-containing protein: protein MIKVSNILARKGGGAISIDAGTSVLEALELMAAKNIGSVVITEDGEYLGLLTERDYARKVILKGKSSHETLVREIMSTGLPRIVPENSIETCMHIMSESNIRYLPVFMADKLCGIISINDLVKETILSQQETIEQLRGYIHS, encoded by the coding sequence ATGATAAAAGTTTCGAACATACTGGCCCGTAAGGGTGGCGGTGCTATCAGCATTGATGCAGGTACATCTGTTTTGGAAGCATTGGAACTGATGGCCGCTAAAAACATCGGCTCGGTAGTGATAACCGAAGATGGCGAATACCTCGGTCTGCTCACCGAGCGCGATTACGCACGCAAAGTGATCCTGAAAGGCAAGTCATCCCACGAAACCCTGGTGCGCGAAATCATGAGCACCGGCCTGCCCCGTATTGTGCCCGAAAATTCCATAGAAACCTGTATGCACATCATGAGCGAAAGCAACATCCGCTACCTGCCTGTTTTTATGGCAGATAAGCTTTGCGGTATCATTTCTATTAACGATTTGGTAAAAGAAACCATTTTAAGTCAGCAGGAAACTATTGAGCAGCTGAGGGGATATATACATTCCTGA